GACCACAAGAGAGCCATCCCAATGAGAAGATACAACGGATCCACTGGTAGAGCCGCTCAAGGTAAAGAGTTTGGTGTCACCAAGGCCAGATGGCCTGCCAAGTCCGTCAACTTTCTTAAGGATTTGTTGGTCAATGCTGAAGCCAACGCTGAAACCAAAGGTTTAGACGTCACCAAATTAAAGATCTCCCACATTCAGGTCAACAAGGCCCCAAgattcagaagaagaactttcaGAGCCCACGGTAGATCCAACCCATACCAATCCCAACCTTGTCACATTGAATTGATCTTGACCGAACaaggtgaagaaatcaagaaggctgatgaaaagaaggttAGATTGAACACCAGACAAAAGG
Above is a window of Yamadazyma tenuis chromosome 1, complete sequence DNA encoding:
- the RPL17B gene encoding 60S ribosomal protein uL22 (COG:J; EggNog:ENOG503P1RH), with the translated sequence MARYGYSSTNPAKSASARGAYLRVSFKNTRETAQAINGWELEKAKKYLEQVLDHKRAIPMRRYNGSTGRAAQGKEFGVTKARWPAKSVNFLKDLLVNAEANAETKGLDVTKLKISHIQVNKAPRFRRRTFRAHGRSNPYQSQPCHIELILTEQGEEIKKADEKKVRLNTRQKGRLTAQKRLTN